The following are encoded in a window of Solibacillus sp. FSL R7-0668 genomic DNA:
- a CDS encoding sigma-70 family RNA polymerase sigma factor: protein MDKEEKDYILEKMMIDYGNELVRLAFSYVKDVEIAKDMVQNSFIKCYKNMESFQYDAHIKTWLYRITINECKDYLKSWNYKMVQVKSFIHETAKSIIPSTEKTVIDKYNNEKIKDTIFSLPKIYREVVYLYYYNSLTTEEIAKVLGISVNTVKTRLRRAKQRLHLVIKEAELNGR, encoded by the coding sequence TTGGACAAGGAAGAAAAAGATTACATATTAGAAAAAATGATGATTGACTATGGTAATGAGTTGGTACGATTGGCCTTTTCTTATGTGAAAGATGTAGAAATTGCAAAAGATATGGTACAAAATTCGTTTATCAAATGCTACAAAAATATGGAGTCGTTTCAATATGATGCACATATCAAAACATGGCTCTATCGTATAACAATTAACGAATGTAAGGATTATTTGAAAAGTTGGAATTACAAAATGGTACAGGTTAAGAGTTTTATTCATGAAACAGCCAAGTCAATCATCCCATCAACAGAAAAAACAGTTATTGATAAATACAATAATGAAAAAATCAAAGATACTATTTTTTCTCTTCCAAAGATATATCGGGAAGTCGTTTATCTATACTACTATAATTCATTAACGACAGAGGAAATTGCCAAAGTTTTAGGCATATCAGTAAATACAGTGAAAACGCGATTAAGAAGAGCAAAACAACGGTTACATTTGGTGATAAAGGAGGCGGAATTGAATGGAAGATAA
- a CDS encoding CamS family sex pheromone protein, with translation MKRYRWIPAMLAAVMLSACTPSITPETELAQESDSTQQVETTIIPNMQISDKFYRTLIPYKESASRGLVVSNIHTKYDMKEAETGLMRISQNYFDTEKYYFQEGQYLDEEMLKYWLARPNQTKDKGPEYQGLNPSSIDEKTGQEMDPTVRATEAPVYLAHIVEQNYLTKTDDNKVKLAGMSIGLALNSVYYFQKEQYGEFYEQKIPEAELIKEGKKIAQEVVNRLRARTELKDIPITIALFKQEERNSIVPGSYLTYNYADGGKTELGEWQDINEKYVTFPMNSPEDVYRDMNTKFMNFKQNVDKYFSNFTSVFATGFYQNQKIQKLEIEIPIQFYGTAEITGFTQYLTGLMLNHLPLDLHITVSITSVNGPEVLIIKEPNKDEPFVHIYE, from the coding sequence ATGAAACGTTACCGCTGGATACCGGCGATGCTTGCAGCTGTGATGTTATCAGCGTGTACACCAAGTATTACACCTGAAACAGAGCTCGCACAGGAATCAGATTCAACACAACAGGTGGAAACTACGATTATCCCAAATATGCAAATTAGTGACAAGTTTTATCGTACGCTAATTCCATACAAAGAAAGTGCCAGTCGTGGATTAGTCGTTTCGAATATTCATACGAAATACGATATGAAGGAAGCAGAAACCGGCTTAATGCGTATTTCTCAAAATTACTTTGACACGGAAAAGTATTATTTCCAAGAAGGTCAATACTTAGATGAGGAAATGCTAAAATATTGGTTAGCTCGTCCGAATCAAACAAAGGATAAAGGCCCCGAATATCAAGGCTTAAACCCATCAAGTATCGATGAAAAAACAGGGCAAGAAATGGACCCGACGGTTAGAGCAACAGAAGCACCCGTTTATTTAGCCCATATCGTAGAGCAAAATTATTTAACAAAAACAGATGATAATAAAGTAAAGCTTGCAGGCATGTCAATTGGCCTTGCCTTAAACTCTGTATACTATTTTCAAAAAGAGCAGTACGGTGAATTTTATGAGCAAAAAATACCAGAGGCTGAGCTCATTAAAGAAGGGAAGAAAATTGCACAAGAGGTTGTCAATCGTCTCCGTGCCCGTACAGAATTAAAGGATATTCCAATTACTATCGCACTCTTTAAGCAGGAAGAGCGTAATTCAATCGTTCCAGGCTCCTACTTGACGTATAATTATGCGGATGGTGGCAAAACCGAATTAGGAGAATGGCAAGATATTAATGAAAAATATGTGACTTTCCCAATGAACTCGCCTGAGGACGTATATCGAGACATGAACACGAAATTTATGAATTTTAAGCAAAATGTGGACAAATACTTCTCGAACTTTACGAGTGTGTTCGCAACGGGATTCTATCAAAACCAAAAAATACAAAAGCTTGAAATTGAAATTCCGATTCAATTTTATGGCACGGCAGAAATTACAGGCTTTACACAATATCTTACGGGCTTAATGCTCAATCATTTACCACTCGACTTGCACATTACAGTCAGCATCACATCGGTAAATGGACCTGAAGTTTTAATTATTAAAGAACCAAACAAAGATGAGCCATTCGTGCATATTTATGAGTAA
- the gatC gene encoding Asp-tRNA(Asn)/Glu-tRNA(Gln) amidotransferase subunit GatC, with product MAKLSKEEVKHVANLARLAITEEEAEKFAEQLGKITDFAEQLNELDTTNVEPTSHVLPLVNVLREDVAKEGLPREKVMLNVKEQEAGQIKVPSIMD from the coding sequence ATGGCAAAATTGTCAAAAGAAGAAGTAAAACACGTAGCGAATTTAGCTCGTCTTGCCATCACAGAAGAAGAGGCAGAGAAATTTGCTGAACAATTAGGTAAAATTACTGACTTCGCAGAGCAGTTAAATGAATTAGATACAACGAATGTAGAGCCAACTTCTCATGTGCTACCATTAGTAAACGTACTTCGTGAAGACGTAGCAAAAGAGGGCTTACCACGCGAAAAAGTAATGCTTAACGTAAAAGAACAAGAAGCTGGTCAAATTAAAGTACCATCAATTATGGACTAA
- the ligA gene encoding NAD-dependent DNA ligase LigA, giving the protein MSEIEQRIAELNQLLHEYGYAYYVEDKPLVEDSVYDQLLHELIALEEANPQFIYADSPTQRVGGAVLEGFQKVTHQTAMLSLSNAFNEAGLRDFDRKIEQAIGSNYSYVCELKIDGLAISLRYENGVFVQGATRGDGSVGEDITANLKTIKAIPLRLKEPVTIEVRGEAYMPKKSFEQLNARRTENGEELFANPRNAAAGSLRQLDPKIAASRNLSTFIYAIGGDGESYGISGHWEMLKYLEHLGFPSNKEREYCETIDDVLSFIEKWTEARPNLAYEIDGIVIKVNAYAQQDELGFTAKSPRWAIAYKFPAEEVVTTLLDIELTVGRTGVITPTAILTPVLVAGTTVSRASLHNEDLIRDKDIRLGDTVIVRKAGDIIPQIVGVIVEQRPEDAVPYQMPTHCPACDEEVVRIETDVALRCVNPLCPAQIAEGIKHFVSRNAMNIDGLGEKVVEQLLRENYIHDVSGLYELTIEQLVNLERMGQKSATNLVDAIAKSKENSLERLLFGLGIRHVGEKAAKILAQAFETMDALMLATIEQLTAIHEIGDKMAESVVAYFANEQIQQLINRLKEHGINMTYKGKKVMVEAGANLFAGKTIVLTGKLQQLTRNEAKAKIEQLGGIVAGSVSKKTDLVIVGEDAGSKLEKAQSLGIEIWDELRLIDQLL; this is encoded by the coding sequence ATGAGTGAAATTGAACAACGAATTGCGGAGTTAAATCAGCTACTTCATGAATATGGCTATGCGTATTATGTAGAGGATAAGCCACTTGTAGAAGATAGTGTGTACGATCAGCTACTACACGAATTAATAGCACTAGAAGAGGCAAACCCACAATTTATTTATGCAGATTCTCCTACGCAGCGTGTTGGTGGCGCGGTACTTGAGGGCTTCCAAAAAGTCACGCATCAAACAGCCATGCTCAGCTTATCCAATGCCTTCAATGAAGCAGGATTACGTGATTTTGACCGGAAAATTGAGCAAGCGATTGGCTCAAATTATTCCTATGTATGCGAATTGAAAATTGATGGGTTAGCCATTTCCCTACGCTATGAAAATGGTGTGTTTGTACAAGGGGCAACGCGTGGTGACGGCTCGGTTGGGGAGGATATTACAGCCAACTTAAAAACGATTAAGGCGATTCCGCTACGTTTAAAAGAGCCTGTAACTATCGAAGTACGTGGCGAAGCATATATGCCGAAAAAATCATTTGAACAATTAAATGCGCGTCGTACGGAAAATGGCGAAGAATTATTTGCCAACCCGCGTAATGCAGCAGCAGGTTCACTACGCCAGCTCGACCCAAAAATCGCCGCCAGCCGTAATTTATCAACCTTTATTTATGCGATTGGTGGCGACGGGGAGAGCTATGGCATTAGTGGGCATTGGGAAATGTTGAAGTACTTAGAGCACTTAGGCTTCCCGTCTAATAAGGAACGTGAATATTGTGAAACAATTGATGATGTTTTATCGTTTATAGAAAAGTGGACAGAGGCACGCCCAAATTTAGCTTATGAAATTGATGGAATCGTCATTAAGGTAAATGCTTATGCACAGCAGGACGAATTAGGCTTTACCGCGAAATCTCCGCGCTGGGCCATTGCTTATAAGTTTCCGGCAGAAGAGGTTGTGACGACACTTTTAGATATTGAACTAACAGTAGGTCGCACAGGGGTAATTACGCCAACAGCAATTTTAACGCCTGTACTAGTTGCAGGCACAACAGTGAGTCGCGCTTCACTGCACAACGAAGACTTAATTCGTGATAAGGATATTCGTCTAGGGGATACAGTCATTGTACGCAAGGCGGGTGATATCATTCCACAAATTGTTGGGGTCATTGTAGAGCAGCGCCCAGAAGATGCTGTACCGTATCAAATGCCCACACATTGCCCAGCCTGTGATGAAGAAGTCGTACGTATCGAGACAGACGTAGCCCTACGCTGTGTGAACCCGCTTTGCCCAGCGCAAATTGCAGAGGGCATAAAGCATTTCGTATCACGTAATGCGATGAACATCGACGGGCTAGGTGAAAAGGTAGTGGAGCAGCTACTGCGTGAAAATTATATTCACGATGTGTCGGGTCTTTATGAGTTAACAATTGAGCAGCTTGTCAACTTAGAGCGAATGGGACAAAAATCTGCCACAAACTTAGTGGATGCGATTGCGAAATCAAAGGAAAATTCACTCGAACGTTTATTATTTGGCTTAGGGATTCGACATGTAGGAGAGAAGGCTGCGAAAATTTTAGCGCAAGCATTCGAAACGATGGACGCATTAATGCTAGCGACAATCGAGCAGCTGACGGCTATTCATGAAATTGGCGATAAAATGGCAGAGTCCGTTGTCGCGTATTTTGCAAACGAGCAAATCCAACAATTAATTAACCGTCTAAAAGAACACGGCATCAATATGACATACAAAGGCAAAAAAGTCATGGTGGAAGCGGGCGCGAATCTATTTGCCGGAAAAACCATTGTGCTTACCGGAAAACTACAACAATTGACACGTAACGAAGCAAAGGCGAAAATAGAACAGTTAGGTGGAATTGTAGCAGGAAGTGTTAGTAAAAAAACAGATCTTGTTATCGTAGGTGAAGATGCCGGCTCCAAACTTGAAAAGGCGCAAAGTCTCGGCATTGAAATTTGGGATGAACTACGCCTAATTGACCAATTACTATAG
- a CDS encoding GNAT family N-acetyltransferase → MNFIKGEAIRSNSQLKQSFLQLAQETFGLEFEQWDELGYWDNTYCPYAFEVDGEIVANVSVNVGTMLVEGTTYQAIQIGTVMTHPAFRGQGLSRKLMEKVLEDTASAAILYLFANESVLNFYPKFGFSTRRQATFSLATKDLNLQPTEIKKVDISDEAARKLFYETIKHRMPVSLKMSMLQNESIVMFHALTQYKDALYYVPKFSAFVIATEQGGRFQLIDVIAKQYVDLQALIESLPINASLVELGFTPDHLTVPVQQGVLHDDGAMFVREQSDLHYPNDVLYPYSGLA, encoded by the coding sequence ATGAACTTCATAAAAGGGGAGGCTATCCGCAGTAATTCGCAATTAAAACAAAGCTTTCTACAGCTTGCACAGGAAACGTTTGGACTGGAATTTGAACAATGGGATGAACTCGGCTATTGGGATAATACGTATTGTCCGTATGCCTTTGAGGTGGACGGTGAAATTGTTGCCAATGTATCTGTGAATGTTGGGACAATGCTAGTAGAGGGGACAACCTATCAAGCTATTCAAATTGGTACAGTGATGACGCATCCGGCTTTTCGGGGGCAGGGCTTATCTCGTAAATTAATGGAGAAAGTTTTGGAAGATACAGCAAGTGCGGCGATTCTTTACTTATTTGCCAACGAATCCGTGCTGAATTTTTATCCGAAATTTGGCTTTTCAACACGTAGACAAGCGACCTTTTCACTAGCAACGAAGGATTTAAATTTACAGCCAACGGAAATTAAAAAAGTAGATATTTCGGATGAAGCGGCACGTAAATTATTTTACGAAACAATCAAGCATCGCATGCCCGTCAGCTTGAAAATGAGCATGCTACAAAACGAAAGTATTGTAATGTTCCATGCATTAACTCAGTATAAGGATGCTCTTTATTATGTCCCTAAATTTAGTGCCTTTGTCATCGCAACGGAGCAGGGGGGGCGCTTTCAGCTAATTGATGTTATTGCCAAACAGTATGTGGATTTACAAGCGCTTATTGAAAGCTTACCAATTAATGCAAGCCTTGTGGAGCTTGGCTTTACACCCGATCATTTAACGGTGCCTGTACAGCAAGGGGTTCTACATGATGATGGCGCGATGTTTGTGAGGGAACAAAGTGATTTGCATTATCCGAATGATGTACTATACCCGTATAGTGGATTGGCCTAA
- a CDS encoding ROK family protein — protein MWILSADVGGTKLALAISKQEQPETLIHELEIPSPQQSEALFEAMINGFTKLMQGHAGEVVKVAVGLPGILNLQQGTVVYQQNLPWRDFPLVARLQEVYPNAVIKMETDMMTAANGEYKIRKFEQETLIYLTISTGIACCSIHEGQFLRGAGIPGEVGFSLTSTGAFFEDVCAGPGLTKWLQEKTNRPDTLKQFFTAYYEQDEVLVPLIKQWQKEVAYKIHSFILLLDPHVVVLGGGVMNHHPQMVSEIAQKVDDCFTLPFFEHKKGRVQASMNKGHAGLIGAALL, from the coding sequence ATGTGGATATTGAGCGCTGACGTTGGCGGCACAAAATTAGCCTTAGCGATTTCAAAGCAGGAACAACCCGAAACGCTAATTCATGAGCTAGAAATTCCAAGCCCGCAACAATCAGAGGCTTTATTTGAGGCAATGATTAACGGCTTTACTAAACTCATGCAAGGACATGCTGGAGAAGTTGTCAAAGTGGCAGTGGGGCTTCCAGGCATTTTAAATTTACAGCAAGGAACCGTTGTCTATCAGCAAAACTTACCTTGGAGGGACTTCCCATTAGTGGCGCGCCTACAAGAGGTGTATCCAAATGCAGTAATCAAGATGGAAACGGATATGATGACAGCTGCAAATGGCGAATATAAAATTCGCAAATTTGAGCAGGAAACATTGATTTATTTAACGATAAGTACAGGAATCGCTTGCTGCTCCATACATGAGGGGCAATTTTTAAGAGGCGCTGGTATTCCGGGAGAGGTGGGCTTTTCGTTAACGTCGACGGGTGCGTTTTTTGAAGATGTATGTGCTGGCCCGGGGTTAACAAAATGGCTACAGGAAAAAACAAATCGTCCCGATACATTAAAGCAATTTTTCACGGCTTATTATGAGCAGGATGAAGTGCTTGTCCCACTTATTAAGCAGTGGCAAAAGGAAGTAGCGTACAAGATTCATAGCTTTATTTTGTTGCTTGATCCACATGTCGTTGTTTTAGGTGGCGGTGTGATGAATCATCATCCACAAATGGTGAGTGAAATTGCCCAGAAAGTAGACGATTGTTTTACGCTTCCATTTTTTGAGCATAAAAAAGGACGCGTTCAAGCGAGTATGAATAAAGGGCATGCTGGATTAATTGGCGCGGCGTTACTGTAA
- the gatB gene encoding Asp-tRNA(Asn)/Glu-tRNA(Gln) amidotransferase subunit GatB — MNFETVIGLEIHVELKTKSKIFSASPNHFGAEPNTNTSVIDLGYPGVLPVLNKEVVDYAMRAALALNMEIEQETKFDRKNYFYPDNPKAYQISQFDKPIGKNGWVEIEIPAKGETPGYKKKIGITRLHMEEDAGKLTHADGYSLVDLNRQGTPLVEIVSEPDIRTPDEAYAYLEKVKSIIQYSGVSDVRMEEGSLRCDANVSLRPYGQEEFGTKAELKNLNSFNFVRKGLEHEEIRQAEVLMSGGVIEQETRRYDEKTGKTILMRVKEGTDDYRYFPEPDLVRLSISDEWVERVRQSIPELPDARKARYISELGLTEYDANVLVINKDISDFFDATVAAGADAKLAANWLMGDISAYLNAEQKELKDTALTPENLAGMIKLISDGTISSKIAKKVFTELVTKGGDAAKIVKEKGLVQISDPEVIRGFVTTVLDNDAKSVADYLGGNERAIKALLGQIMKASKGQANPQLTNQILTEELSKR, encoded by the coding sequence ATGAACTTTGAAACAGTCATCGGCTTAGAAATTCACGTTGAATTAAAAACGAAGTCGAAAATTTTCTCTGCTTCACCAAACCACTTTGGTGCCGAGCCAAACACCAATACGAGTGTAATCGACCTTGGTTATCCAGGGGTTTTACCAGTATTAAATAAAGAAGTAGTCGATTATGCAATGCGCGCTGCATTAGCATTAAATATGGAAATCGAACAAGAGACAAAGTTCGATCGTAAAAACTACTTCTATCCGGATAATCCGAAAGCTTACCAAATTTCACAATTTGATAAGCCAATCGGTAAAAATGGTTGGGTGGAAATTGAAATTCCAGCTAAAGGTGAAACACCAGGCTATAAAAAGAAAATCGGTATTACACGTCTTCACATGGAAGAAGATGCGGGTAAATTAACGCACGCAGATGGCTACTCTTTAGTCGACTTAAACCGTCAAGGCACGCCACTTGTTGAAATTGTTTCTGAGCCAGACATTCGCACACCAGACGAAGCGTATGCATACCTTGAAAAAGTAAAATCCATTATCCAATATTCTGGCGTATCGGATGTACGTATGGAAGAAGGGTCATTACGCTGTGATGCTAACGTTTCTTTACGTCCTTATGGTCAAGAGGAATTTGGTACAAAGGCTGAGCTTAAAAACTTAAACTCATTCAACTTCGTACGTAAAGGCCTTGAGCATGAAGAAATTCGTCAAGCTGAAGTATTAATGTCAGGTGGCGTAATTGAGCAAGAAACTCGTCGCTATGACGAAAAAACAGGGAAAACGATTTTAATGCGTGTAAAAGAAGGTACGGACGATTACCGTTACTTCCCAGAGCCAGACTTAGTGCGTCTTTCCATTTCGGACGAGTGGGTGGAGCGCGTACGTCAGTCAATCCCTGAATTACCAGATGCACGTAAAGCACGTTATATTTCTGAGCTTGGTTTAACAGAGTATGATGCCAATGTCCTTGTGATCAACAAAGATATTTCTGATTTCTTTGATGCAACAGTAGCGGCTGGTGCAGACGCTAAATTAGCAGCAAACTGGTTAATGGGTGATATTTCTGCTTACTTAAATGCTGAGCAAAAAGAATTAAAAGATACAGCCTTAACACCAGAAAACTTAGCCGGTATGATCAAGCTAATTTCTGACGGCACAATTTCTTCTAAAATCGCGAAAAAAGTATTCACTGAGCTTGTTACAAAGGGTGGCGACGCAGCGAAAATCGTGAAGGAAAAAGGCTTAGTACAAATTTCTGATCCAGAAGTAATCCGTGGCTTTGTAACAACAGTGCTTGATAATGATGCAAAATCAGTAGCAGATTATTTAGGTGGTAACGAGCGTGCCATCAAAGCGCTACTTGGTCAAATTATGAAAGCTTCAAAAGGTCAAGCAAACCCACAATTAACAAACCAAATCCTAACAGAAGAATTAAGCAAACGATAA
- a CDS encoding YbjQ family protein, with protein sequence MLVVTTNSIEGKTIETYYGIVSGEAIMGANIVRDIFASVTDIVGGRSASYEDKLAEGRKIAIKEMEDRALSLGANAIIGVDLDFETLREGMMMCVATGTAVTIR encoded by the coding sequence ATGCTAGTTGTAACAACCAATTCAATCGAGGGTAAAACAATCGAAACGTATTATGGCATCGTATCTGGCGAAGCGATTATGGGCGCAAACATTGTGCGTGATATTTTCGCATCGGTGACAGATATCGTTGGTGGGCGTAGTGCTTCTTATGAAGACAAGTTAGCAGAGGGTCGCAAAATTGCAATTAAAGAAATGGAGGACCGCGCACTTAGCCTTGGAGCGAATGCTATCATTGGAGTGGATTTAGACTTCGAAACATTACGTGAAGGCATGATGATGTGCGTGGCAACAGGCACTGCGGTAACAATTCGCTAA
- the gatA gene encoding Asp-tRNA(Asn)/Glu-tRNA(Gln) amidotransferase subunit GatA, with product MTVFERTSAQLQEAIKAGELTIADLTNEAFDRVEKLDGDVQAFLALNKEQATAKAAELDKVPFEERGPLFGMPIGVKDNIVTEGLETTCASKILEGFMPIYDATIVKKLRDAGMITIGKLNMDEFAMGSSNENSAFKTTKNPWNLNHVPGGSSGASAAAVAAGEVPFSLGSDTGGSIRQPAAYCGVVGMKPTYGRVSRFGLVAFASSLDQIGPITRNVTDNALLLEAIAGVDEMDSTSADVPVPNYAAALDGNIKGLKIAVPKEFLGEGVGEAAKQSVLDALEVLKAQGATVEEVSLPHSKYALAAYYILSSSEASSNLSRFDGIRYGYRTDNAKNLLELYKNTRAEGFGDEVKRRIMLGTYSLSAGTYDAYYKKAQQVRTLIKQDYDKVFENYDVIIGPTAPTPAFAIGANVDDPLTMYANDILTIPINLAGVPAISIPCGFENDLPLGLQIIGKHFDEETLYRVAYAYEQNTDFTKQTPALWEVK from the coding sequence ATGACAGTATTTGAGCGCACTTCAGCACAATTACAAGAAGCTATTAAAGCAGGCGAACTAACAATTGCGGATTTAACAAACGAAGCATTTGATCGCGTTGAAAAGTTAGACGGCGACGTACAAGCTTTCTTAGCATTAAACAAAGAACAAGCAACTGCAAAAGCTGCAGAATTAGATAAAGTTCCTTTTGAGGAGCGCGGCCCATTATTTGGTATGCCAATCGGGGTTAAAGATAATATCGTAACAGAAGGCTTAGAAACAACTTGTGCCTCTAAAATCTTAGAAGGCTTTATGCCAATTTACGATGCCACAATTGTGAAAAAATTACGCGATGCCGGCATGATCACAATTGGTAAATTAAACATGGACGAATTCGCAATGGGTTCTTCAAACGAAAACTCAGCATTCAAAACAACGAAAAATCCATGGAACTTAAACCATGTACCAGGTGGTTCTTCAGGTGCATCTGCAGCAGCAGTAGCAGCAGGTGAAGTACCGTTCTCATTAGGATCTGATACAGGTGGTTCAATCCGTCAACCAGCAGCTTACTGTGGTGTGGTAGGGATGAAGCCTACATATGGTCGTGTATCTCGTTTTGGTTTAGTAGCATTCGCTTCTTCTTTAGACCAAATCGGACCAATTACACGCAATGTTACAGATAATGCATTACTTTTAGAAGCTATCGCAGGCGTAGACGAAATGGACTCAACATCAGCTGACGTACCAGTGCCTAACTATGCAGCCGCTTTAGATGGTAACATCAAAGGCTTAAAAATTGCTGTGCCAAAGGAATTCCTTGGTGAAGGCGTTGGCGAAGCAGCAAAACAATCCGTTCTGGATGCATTAGAAGTATTAAAAGCTCAAGGCGCTACTGTAGAAGAGGTATCATTACCACATTCTAAATATGCGTTAGCCGCTTATTATATTCTTTCATCTTCAGAGGCTTCTTCTAACCTTTCTCGTTTTGACGGCATCCGCTATGGTTACCGTACAGACAACGCGAAAAATTTATTAGAGCTTTACAAAAACACACGTGCGGAAGGCTTCGGTGACGAGGTTAAACGTCGTATCATGCTTGGTACGTATTCATTATCTGCTGGTACGTATGATGCTTACTACAAAAAAGCACAGCAAGTTCGTACATTAATCAAACAAGATTATGATAAAGTATTCGAAAACTATGACGTAATTATTGGGCCAACTGCGCCAACACCAGCATTCGCAATTGGTGCAAACGTAGATGATCCACTAACAATGTACGCGAACGATATTTTAACAATTCCGATTAACTTAGCAGGTGTACCAGCTATTTCAATTCCATGTGGTTTTGAAAATGACTTACCACTAGGCTTACAAATTATCGGGAAGCACTTCGATGAAGAAACACTTTACCGTGTCGCATATGCTTACGAACAAAACACAGATTTCACAAAACAAACTCCAGCGCTATGGGAGGTAAAATAA